The following proteins are co-located in the Tardibacter chloracetimidivorans genome:
- a CDS encoding HIG1 domain-containing protein, with translation MNSFFFILIALGALATLFVLVRGIVLMASGKDVGGKRQNKLMVNRVILQAVTILIVVVFLMFASGR, from the coding sequence GTGAATAGCTTCTTCTTCATTCTGATCGCGCTCGGGGCGCTTGCCACACTTTTCGTACTGGTGCGCGGGATCGTGCTGATGGCGTCCGGCAAGGATGTCGGCGGCAAGCGCCAGAACAAGCTGATGGTCAACCGCGTGATATTGCAGGCGGTGACGATATTGATCGTGGTCGTCTTTCTGATGTTCGCTTCCGGACGCTGA
- a CDS encoding cob(I)yrinic acid a,c-diamide adenosyltransferase: MVKLNRIYTRTGDNGTTGLVDGSRVSKADPLMAAIGTVEEANAVLGLALLDIESDGHRAMVSRIQNELFDLGADLATPYVAGEAEGAALRITSAQSTRLETEMDEMNEHLEPLRSFILPGGLRAAAALHQARTVARRAERLAVAANAERGLNPAALVYLNRLSDHLFVLGRAINADAGGDILWQPGATRG, translated from the coding sequence ATGGTCAAGCTCAACCGCATCTACACCCGCACCGGCGACAATGGCACGACCGGCCTGGTGGACGGCTCGCGCGTGTCGAAGGCCGATCCGCTGATGGCCGCGATCGGCACGGTGGAGGAAGCCAATGCCGTGCTTGGCCTTGCGCTGCTCGACATCGAAAGCGATGGGCACCGCGCGATGGTGAGCCGCATCCAGAACGAATTGTTCGATCTCGGGGCAGACCTTGCCACTCCCTATGTGGCGGGCGAGGCGGAAGGCGCCGCGCTGCGCATCACTTCCGCCCAGTCGACGCGTCTTGAGACCGAGATGGACGAGATGAACGAACATCTGGAGCCGCTCCGTTCCTTCATCCTTCCGGGCGGCCTGCGGGCAGCGGCGGCACTTCACCAGGCGCGTACCGTGGCGCGGCGGGCGGAGCGGCTCGCGGTGGCCGCGAACGCGGAGCGCGGCCTCAATCCTGCGGCGCTCGTCTATCTGAACCGCCTCTCCGACCATCTATTCGTGCTGGGGCGCGCCATAAATGCCGACGCCGGCGGCGACATACTCTGGCAGCCCGGCGCGACGCGCGGCTGA